From Fusobacterium varium:
TTAATGAAGCCAATACTTGTCCTGATAATGGTATTATAGCCATCATATTAAATACTGTCATCAGTCCTACTCCTAAATCTCCCAATTCCCATACGAATGTGTATTGTGCAAGTCCTCCTGCAAAAAGCATTCCCAGAGCAAATATTTTGTATAGGTTCTGTGATTTCCAATTATCTCCAAAGACATAAGCTACATTTCCTCTCGCATAAAACATTATTCCAAGGAAAGTACTGAAACTGAATAAGAACAATATTACTGCTATAAATATTACTCCTGCTTGTCCTATATGATGATTCATTGCTGCCTGTAGAAGATCCATTCCCATTAATCCTTTTGTTACACTTTCAGGTGCAAGAAGCATTATGAAAGCTGAACAACTGCATATCATCAATGTATCTATAAATACTCCTAAAGCTTGTATTAGACCTTGTTTAACTGGGTGAGTAACATCTGCCGCCGCTGCTGCACATGGCGCTGATCCTGATCCAGCCTCATTAGAAAACAATCCTCTTTTTACTCCCTGCATTAATATAGCACCAAAGCCACCAGCTACTGCCTGTCTAAATCCAAAAGCCTGTACAAATATATTTTCAAACATTTGAGGTATAAGTCCTATATTTTTTATAATTATAAACAGTGTTACTGAAAAATATAGAATTGCCATTGCTGGAACTATCTTATTAAGAACATCCACTATTCCTGCATTTTTAAACAACACTATTCCTGATATAACCACTAAAGCTATTGTTGTATATAGTGGTGGAAAATTGAAAGCATTTGCAAAAGACTGTGTTACTGAGTTAGCAATAACCTGACTTATTCCTGCCCAGCAAAGCAGTCCAGAAAGAGCAAACAGTACACCTAGAAGTTTAAATTTAGTTCCTCTGGTATAATATTTTTTTCCATCAATAGATACATACTTTGAAGTTCCTTTAATATCATTAACATATTCATCCTCTTCTTTTACCCAAGTTATTATTCTCATTCTATCCATAAAATATGCAGGTCCACCTCTAAAACCTCCATATAGTGGATCTTTTTCTTTATATATCTGAGCCAGTGTTGATTCTATAAATGCGCTTGAAGCTCCTATCAGTGCTGCCAGCCACATCCAGAATATTGCTCCAGGTCCTCCAAAAGAGATAGCAGCTACCACTCCTGCCAGATTCCCCATTCCTACTCTTGAAGCTGTAGCAATAAACAAAGCCTGTAATCCAGATATTGAATCTTTATTATCAGAACTTTTAGGTTCTAATACACACTTTATCATTTCTGGAAATAATCTAAATGGAAGAAACCTAGTTCTTACTGTAAAGTATATTCCCACTGGTATAAGTATCACTACCAGAAGACTAAGTTCAACTATTGTTTCTCCAACATTTACAGTTATAAGTTTACCCCATAACAATCCATTTAATGAAAGTACCATATTCTTAAACGAGCCAATTAAACTTTCAAACATTAATGCACCTCCTGAATCATATATTTATATTTTTTCCTTAAAAAAAAAATTAAATTTATTTCTATATATCAAAAGTCATCATAATTTAAGTTTATATATTGTTCTCCTTATTAAAATCTCTTTCTTGATATAAGTTTAGTACATTTATAAAACTTAATCAACCAAAGTAAAACAAAACTGTTATATTACAATTCGTTTATATAATTATTTTCTCTGTTTCTAAAAATTCAGCTTTTTTATCAACATACTCTAACAAATAATATGTGTTTTTACTTTTTTATATTTTTTCATTTTAGTTCTTTAATTCTATTTTTTTATTTTTTATTAATTTCAAAAAATTAAAAAAGAGAACGAACTATAGATAGAAATTTATTCTAACTTTTAGTCATTCTCTTTAAAAATTCATATAAAATTATCCTAAATTTTTCTTAATCCAATCTTTCCCCTCTACCATTCTCGTTACAAGCATAGCTGCTACTGTATCTCCAGTTGCATTTATCATTGTAGCTGGCGGGTCAACAAGATATCCAATTGTTGCAATGATAGGAAAGGCCTCTGGTGGGAATCCATACATAGTTACTATAAGCATCTCCCCAATAAGTCCTCCGCCTGGAACTCCTGACATTACTACTCCACCTACAATTGAAAGAAGAATGGCACTTATATAAGTCCCTGCTCCTGCAAAAGGAACTCCAAATATACCAAATAAAAATGAAATTTTCAATATAGAACTAAATACTGTTCCATCCATATGTGCAGTTGCTCCTATTGGAAGTACTATTTCTCTAATATCTTTAGGAACTCCAATTTTTCCTGCTGCTTCTAAGTTTACTGGTAGAGTAGCGATACTACTTTGAGTAGCCAAAGAAGTTATGGCTGGTGAAAGAAGATGTTTTAATGATTTTACCCCTTCTTTTCCACCTGCTATATATCCATATACTGGAAACATAAAGATAAAATATGCAAAACATAATGGATAATAAATTATCATGGCTCTTGTATATGAACCTATTAGTTCTTTTCCATATTCACCTACAAGTGCTGCAAAATAAGCTCCTAAACCTATTGGAGCATAATACATTAACAAATTTATCATTTTTAAAAATACTTCTGCCAATGCATCCAATCCATCAGCAATTTTTCTTCCCTTTTCTCCAACCATATTTACGCATAATCCAAATACTATTGAGAAAAGAATTAGAGGAAGCATATTTTTTCTTGAAATAAGTTCAGGAAAATCTGTAACAGTTATTGCTTTTACTATCTGATCACCAGTTTGAAAAGGTTTTAATGCTTCTGCTGCTGGAATATTAAGATTTACTCCCTGAGCTGGTGGAAAAATATTCACTATAATTAATATTATTATAGCAGCTACGAATCCTGTTGAAACAAACACAAGTATCAAGTTCTTAAGAATACTTTTTAATCTAGACATATCATTCATACTTGAAATTGAACTACTTATTGTTACCATTACCAAAGGTACAACTATTGTAAACATTCCATTAATAAATAAATCCCCAAAAGGTTTAAATATCTTTGCCTTTTCTCCCATTACAGTTCCAATGATACTTCCTAAAATTATCGCTCCTATTAAAAGAATAGAAAAACGATAGGCTTCCCATACACTTTTTTTCTTGTTCAATTCTGCCATTTTAACACCTCACTGTTTTTATTTATAATTTAAATTTTCCTGTTTAGGGAATAATCCAAAAAATCCACTTACTAGATATTTTTATAAATTACCTTTTTTGATTTTATTATGGAACCATATTATTTATTTGGTTATATCTAAACTAATGTTATTCTTTTACTTTAGAAATTCTCCATGACATATAGTTTCTGCTTTTCCAGACATAGTTATCTCATAATCTTCCCCTATTTCTATGAAAAGTTCTCCACCTTCAGCCAAAAGTTTTATTTTCTTTTCTTTTATTTTGCCTAATTTATGTGCTAGAGCTGCTGTTGCACAACATCCTGTTCCACACCCAAGTGTTCTTCCAGCTCCTCTTTCCCATGTTTTTATCATTATAGTATCATCTGTCATTATTTTAGCAAAATTTACATTTGTCTTTTCAGGAAAGATATCATTTTTTTCCATAAGACTTCCTATTTCATTCACATCATATTCATCAAAATTTTCTACAAAAATAGTTGTATGTGGAACCCCCATAAGTACACTTGAGAAAATTACTTTTTTCTCTTTTATAAATATTTCTTCTTCCAGAATATTTTCTTTTTTTATAGTACAGGGAACTGCTCTTCCTCTGAAATCAATTTTCTCCATATCAACCTTAAGATATTCTATATCCCCCGAGATACCTATGTCAAGTTTTATATGCTTTATTCCTGCGTCTGTCTCTACTGAAAACTCATCTTTTGTTACAATTTTACTGTCATACACAAATTTTGCAAAACATCTTATTCCATTCCCACACATCTCTCCTCTTGAGCCATCAGAATTATAATAACTCATTTTTATATCTGCGTTTGAACTTCTTTCACAAAACATAAGTCCATCTGCTCCTATTCCAAAATGTCTATCACAAACTTTTTTTGCTGTTTCATTCCAATTTGAAGACTTTTCTATCATTCCATTCATAAGAATAAAATCATTCCCTGCTGCCTGCATTTTTGAAAATTTCATTTTCTCCTCCTTTCTATTTTTTTAATTTTGAAAATATAAAAATTGGTAATATTATTTATGAAATATATTTTGTTATTTTCTAAAAGCTGCTTCATTTTCATATTACCAATTTATAATTATTTATTTCTTATTAAAAGCTGAGTATATATTCAATATCTGCATTTCTACCCCAATCATAAGTGCATCTTCATCTATATCAAATAATCCATTATGTGCAGGAGCATCTATGCCTTTTTCTTTATTTTTTACACCTAAAGTAAAAAATGCTCCTGGAGTTTTTTCAATAAAGTATGCAAAATCTTCTACTCCCATATTTGCAGTTTTTTTCTCAAAAATATTACTTTCTCCCAAGAGTTCTATGGCATTTTCTCTTACTATATCCACTTCTTTATCATGATTTATAAGAGCAGTATACCCTTCTTCTCTTATAAATTCTCCACTTCCTCCAAAAGCTTTAGGAACATTTGTTACTATTTCTTTTATTTTTTCTAACATAGTCTTTCTTACTTCTGGATTCAGTGTCCTTAAAGTTCCTACCAACTGAACTTTATCTGCTATTATATTTCCTTGAGTTCCTCCATGAATTGTTCCAATAGTAATAACTCCGCTTTCTCTAGCATCTATATTTCTGCTTACTATAGACTGTAATGCCACCATTACATGAGATGCAGCAAGAATTGCATCTACTCCATCACTTGGATATGCTCCATGACAAGATTTCCCATATATATT
This genomic window contains:
- a CDS encoding putative Na+/alanine symporter, translated to MFESLIGSFKNMVLSLNGLLWGKLITVNVGETIVELSLLVVILIPVGIYFTVRTRFLPFRLFPEMIKCVLEPKSSDNKDSISGLQALFIATASRVGMGNLAGVVAAISFGGPGAIFWMWLAALIGASSAFIESTLAQIYKEKDPLYGGFRGGPAYFMDRMRIITWVKEEDEYVNDIKGTSKYVSIDGKKYYTRGTKFKLLGVLFALSGLLCWAGISQVIANSVTQSFANAFNFPPLYTTIALVVISGIVLFKNAGIVDVLNKIVPAMAILYFSVTLFIIIKNIGLIPQMFENIFVQAFGFRQAVAGGFGAILMQGVKRGLFSNEAGSGSAPCAAAAADVTHPVKQGLIQALGVFIDTLMICSCSAFIMLLAPESVTKGLMGMDLLQAAMNHHIGQAGVIFIAVILFLFSFSTFLGIMFYARGNVAYVFGDNWKSQNLYKIFALGMLFAGGLAQYTFVWELGDLGVGLMTVFNMMAIIPLSGQVLASLKDYELNYMNKEVKKPKIIEETV
- a CDS encoding sodium:proton antiporter yields the protein MAELNKKKSVWEAYRFSILLIGAIILGSIIGTVMGEKAKIFKPFGDLFINGMFTIVVPLVMVTISSSISSMNDMSRLKSILKNLILVFVSTGFVAAIIILIIVNIFPPAQGVNLNIPAAEALKPFQTGDQIVKAITVTDFPELISRKNMLPLILFSIVFGLCVNMVGEKGRKIADGLDALAEVFLKMINLLMYYAPIGLGAYFAALVGEYGKELIGSYTRAMIIYYPLCFAYFIFMFPVYGYIAGGKEGVKSLKHLLSPAITSLATQSSIATLPVNLEAAGKIGVPKDIREIVLPIGATAHMDGTVFSSILKISFLFGIFGVPFAGAGTYISAILLSIVGGVVMSGVPGGGLIGEMLIVTMYGFPPEAFPIIATIGYLVDPPATMINATGDTVAAMLVTRMVEGKDWIKKNLG
- the dapF gene encoding diaminopimelate epimerase, which gives rise to MKFSKMQAAGNDFILMNGMIEKSSNWNETAKKVCDRHFGIGADGLMFCERSSNADIKMSYYNSDGSRGEMCGNGIRCFAKFVYDSKIVTKDEFSVETDAGIKHIKLDIGISGDIEYLKVDMEKIDFRGRAVPCTIKKENILEEEIFIKEKKVIFSSVLMGVPHTTIFVENFDEYDVNEIGSLMEKNDIFPEKTNVNFAKIMTDDTIMIKTWERGAGRTLGCGTGCCATAALAHKLGKIKEKKIKLLAEGGELFIEIGEDYEITMSGKAETICHGEFLK
- a CDS encoding putative hydrolase, encoding MNIDTLKKEIEKEKNWLINVRRDFHKHPELGQEEYRTMEKISEYLKEMKIPYKDKVFKTGIIAEIIGEDRNYTIALRADIDALPIVDKKNVSYASINEGKCHACGHDAHTTIALGVAKYFSDNGIIPPCNIRFLFQPAEETVGGAKPMIQEGALENINCVFGLHVDEYLPTGHIGIKYGAMNASSDTLKINIYGKSCHGAYPSDGVDAILAASHVMVALQSIVSRNIDARESGVITIGTIHGGTQGNIIADKVQLVGTLRTLNPEVRKTMLEKIKEIVTNVPKAFGGSGEFIREEGYTALINHDKEVDIVRENAIELLGESNIFEKKTANMGVEDFAYFIEKTPGAFFTLGVKNKEKGIDAPAHNGLFDIDEDALMIGVEMQILNIYSAFNKK